From a single Halobellus ruber genomic region:
- a CDS encoding cupin domain-containing protein produces MATLDLYADTRSTLDPDDGEIATAELVVTDDVLVKAFALGPGAELEAHEHEESTNVFHVLDGEVVVVRDGDEEVVAAPGVVRHDRGAVHGARNGSDAVAVFTASLCPLP; encoded by the coding sequence ATGGCAACGCTCGATCTGTACGCCGACACCCGCTCGACGCTCGACCCCGACGACGGGGAGATCGCCACCGCCGAACTGGTTGTGACCGACGACGTCCTCGTGAAGGCGTTCGCGCTCGGTCCCGGTGCCGAACTCGAAGCGCACGAACACGAAGAGAGCACGAACGTCTTCCACGTACTCGACGGCGAGGTCGTCGTCGTCCGCGACGGCGACGAGGAGGTGGTGGCGGCCCCCGGGGTCGTGCGCCACGACCGTGGGGCGGTCCACGGCGCGCGCAACGGGTCCGACGCGGTCGCCGTCTTCACCGCGAGCCTCTGTCCGCTGCCGTAG